The window TAATATATATGCTTTTACtatatattttctctatatGGTAAAAGAATtctgtttgaaaaacataagagaaaaaaatttgaattataattccaaacTAAAAATTAGTGGAAttcagaattttaaaaatagactAGTTTGAattaactataattaaaaacaCACTATTTTGAATTAACtctaattcttaattttaaatgctTTATCAAACTTATGAATTGAAATGATTGAGAAATGGATGTTGAACTTGTCTCAGTCTTGGTTATCTTCCTGTGtaacattttatttgaaaggAACATGAGATGCTTTTAAAAAATAGGCATATACTTCAAGATCAAAGATGTGGTTGTAAACTACAATTTAGGAAATACCTGAGAATATTTCTCTAGGATACTGTATGCCTATAGGGTGTATTGAATAATTTCTGTAACATGATAGCCAAACAAAAAACATTCTTTAACCAGAAAAATATGGGGGACATGAAAGATCATCATAACTATCGAAATCTAAAACAATAATTCTTTAGACAAACAAAACTGAACAGTCAACATAAATAGCAGAAATCACAAAAGAAATCCCTTAAAAAGGTTTTATAACTTCCTCATAAAGAAACCAAATAAATGGAAAAGGTATCACAAGAAAAAGACTATTGTTGTTGTAGAGACTTAGGCAACTGGTTCAACAACTGGTGGAGGTGCTACTACGGATGGAGTGAAACTGATTTCTTCATCCTTAGGATTGTGAATTACAACCTGATCAGGAAGTGGAGTAGTTGGCCCTTGCTTACCCTTAGGGTCCCATTCAAGCATGATTTTCACCTTAATACCAAGGACTCCCTATTGTACATACATACACAATATAAGTTTTAACACATAAAAATCAGAAAGTGTACCctttaatttctaatttccAAAAAACTATTCacaatttttcttcataaaaataCCCACCTGTCTAAGAAGAACATGCCTAACTGCAGAATCAATGTACTCTTTGACAGGTTGACCAGATGAAATCATATAACCATCCTTGAATTTCATCGATTTAGCACGCTGGGCACGGAGCTTTCCACTCACAATCACCTACATTGATTGTATGAATGAAGAGAATTCAGAAATAGTTTATTGTGCTTTTGATAGAAAAAGGGAAGAGTTAGTAACTAACCTCGCAACCCTTTGCCCCACTCTCCATAACAAATCTCAGCACACCATAACAAGCCCTAAACAaagatttcaaatataaaaatgagtttaaaagTTCTTTTATTagcatatatatgtatacaagACAAAAATTACACACCTGCGAACAGCGAGCCCTCCGAGAAGCTTGTAACGAAGAGACTCTGCTTGAGCAATAGCACAAAGACCCCTGTTGTTCACCTTCTCAGCATAAAGCTCAACACTTCCCTCTGGGAACTTGAATCGCTTTTGCACAACTGATGTCAACTCCCTAATTCTTCTTCCCTTCTCACCTGTGAGAACAGCATAGTTAAAACCAACAGCAAAATCCTTAAGCTTTATAGTGGCAACTTTCTAGACAATTCCTTTAACAAAATCGTTGAATTCGATTCAATTCCTAAAGAATCATATATACTAATGTTAAACAGAAGGATATAAACTGATCATATAATAATACATTCAAAGTCAAACATATAAGGTAGAAAAAAGTGACGAAATTTAGGTGGAAGTCTAGCAAAACGCATATCTAGAACAAAGCATGTTTATCAAATCAACAGAATTCAGATAAACAAATAATCGTATCAACAATAAATCCAGGGGGTGATCTCAGATCTCAATGATTTGTATTCATCTCAATCTTATAAAATGCCGTACTTACGCACCAAGAACATTCTGAGTACGGGTGGCCCTGATGATAATTTCTGTACGC is drawn from Impatiens glandulifera chromosome 3, dImpGla2.1, whole genome shotgun sequence and contains these coding sequences:
- the LOC124932230 gene encoding 40S ribosomal protein S3-2-like, with translation MASQMSKKRKFVADGVFFAELNEVLTRELAEDGYSGVEVRVTPMRTEIIIRATRTQNVLGEKGRRIRELTSVVQKRFKFPEGSVELYAEKVNNRGLCAIAQAESLRYKLLGGLAVRRACYGVLRFVMESGAKGCEVIVSGKLRAQRAKSMKFKDGYMISSGQPVKEYIDSAVRHVLLRQGVLGIKVKIMLEWDPKGKQGPTTPLPDQVVIHNPKDEEISFTPSVVAPPPVVEPVA